A window of the Vibrio pomeroyi genome harbors these coding sequences:
- the tusA gene encoding sulfurtransferase TusA: MTFKPELATHTLEAEGLRCPEPVMMVRKTIRNMQDGDVLLVKADDPSTTRDIPSFCRFMDHQLVGQAIETLPYQYLIRKGLEA, translated from the coding sequence ATGACATTCAAACCTGAACTGGCAACCCATACTTTAGAAGCTGAAGGCCTGCGTTGCCCAGAACCAGTAATGATGGTCAGGAAGACAATTAGAAACATGCAGGATGGCGATGTATTACTGGTAAAAGCTGACGATCCTTCGACAACTCGAGATATCCCGAGCTTTTGTCGATTCATGGATCACCAGTTGGTAGGCCAAGCGATAGAAACTTTGCCGTACCAGTATTTGATCAGAAAGGGATTGGAGGCGTAA